Below is a genomic region from Sinorhizobium meliloti.
GCCGGTGACACCGACGACCGAGGTTATGTTGACGATGCGGCCGAAGCGACGGCGCATCATCGGATGCGTGAGCTCGCGCGTCAGCCGGAAGACGGCCGTGAGATTGACTTCGATGACGTTGTCCCAGTCCTCGTCGCTCATGCGGACGAAGAGCCCGTCCTTGGTAATGCCGGCGTTGTTGACGAGGATATCGACGCCGCCGAGATCGGCTTCCGCCTTCTCTCCGAGCGCCTTGACTTCCGCGCGATCGGAGAGGTTTGCCGGGAATATCTGAACCCGCTCGCCGAGGGTGTTGGCAAGCGTTTCGAGCTTCTCGACGCGGGTACCATGGAGTCCGACGACGGCGCCCTGGGCATGCAGCATGCGGGCGATTTCCTCGCCGATACCACCGGAAGCGCCGGTAACGAGAGCCTTGCGGCCTGAAAGATCGAACATGGATTTCTCCTTATAGTAGGGCGCTCAGGCCAAGAGGACGGCAAGCGCCGCATCGATATCGGCGGGCGAATTGACGGCGATGCCCGTGACGGTCTTGTCGATCCTCCGGGCAAGTCCCGTCAGGACCTTGCCCGAGCCGATCTCGTAAAGCGTCGTAACTTCATGGGCCGCAAACCACTCGACCGTCTCGCGCCAGCGCACCTGCCCGGTCACCTGCTCGACAAGCAGGCGCGCGATCTCGCCCGCATCGCTTACCGGCGCAGCAAGCACGTTCGCGACGACCGGAACCACGGGATCGCGCTTCTCGACCGTCGCGAGCGCCTTGCGCATGGCCTCGGCGGCCGGCGTCATCAAGGCGGAATGGAAGGGGGCGGACACGGGCAGCATAAGCGCGCGCTTGGCACCCTTTTCCGAAGCGAGGGCCGCGGCCTTCTCCACAGCAGGCTTCTCGCCCGAGATCACCAGCTGGCCGCCGCCGTTGTCGTTGGCGATCTGGCACGAGCCGAACGATGATGCGTCACGGCAGACCGCTTCGACATCGTCATGCTCCAGACCGATGATCGCCGCCATCGCGCCCTTGCCGACGGGGACGGCCGCCTGCATCGCATTGCCGCGAATGCGCAGAAGACGCGCCGTGTCGGCGAGCGAGAACGTACCGGCGGCACAGAGCGCCGAATACTCCCCGAGCGAGTGGCCCGCGACGAAGGAAACCTTGCTCTTGAGGTCGAGGCCCTTGGCTTCTAGCACGCGGATTACCGCCATGGACACTGCCATCAGCGCCGGTTGCGCATTCGCCGTCAGCGTCAACGTCTCCTCAGGCCCGTTCCACATGATGTCGGAAAGCTTTTCGCTGAGCGCGTCGTCGACCTCGGCAAAGACAGCCGCGGCCTCCGGAAATGCTTCGGCCAGATCCTTGCCCATGCCCACGGCCTGGCTGCCCTGGCCGGGGAACGTGAATGCGATGCTCATCAAGAGTGCCCCTTCCCTGGATCGCGGCTGGCTCGGAGCAACCAAATAGCCGGGATCGTTTCAATTGCGCGAGCAGGTGCAGATGAACCGCCCGGACCCTGCTGCCGCCGCGTATTTTCCTCTCCATTCACATTCCTGAACAGCAAGTCAAGCGCGGAAGCCGCGCTTGACCGGTTGCTTGCGGTCTTTTGCCCTTGATCTTCGCCAATCAAGGCTTAAGTTTGCCCCGCTTTGCCGCCGCGTCGTTCCGGAACTTCCCGGGCTGCGGCCAACCGTCATTTCCAAGGCGGAGCGCCTTCCTCCCATGGCGCGAACCCGCTCCACAAGGAACGTCATGCGCTACAACAAACTCGGCCGCACCGGCATCAAGGTTTCGTCCATCTGCCTCGGAACGATGACGTGGGGCTCGCAGAACACGCCGGCCGAAGCCCACGAACAGCTTGATTATGCTTTCGACCGCGGCGTCAACTTCATCGATACCGCCGAACTCTATCCGACCACGCCGCTTTCAGCGGAGACCTACGGCAACACCGAACGCATCATCGGCGATTGGCTGGCCGCGCGCGGCCGACGCGACGACGTGGTGGTTGCAACCAAGGTCGCCGGCTCCGGCCGTGCCTACATCCGCAATGGCGGCCCGGTCACCCCGGAAGGAATCGGCGAGGCGGTCGATGCGAGCCTCGCGCGGCTCAGGACCGACTATATCGACCTTTATCAGCTGCACTGGCCCAACCGCGGTCATTACCACTTCAGAAACGCCTGGTCCTATGACCCCTCCCACCAGAACAAGGAGGAGGTTGCGGCTGATCTCAAGGCCATTCTGGACAAGCTCGGCGAACTCGTCAAAGCGGGCAAAATCCGCGCTGTCGGCCTTTCGAACGATACGGCCTGGGGCGCGATGAAGATGATCGACCTCGCCAACAGATACGGCTTCCCGCGCGTCGCGACGATTCAGAACGAGTACAATCTGCTCTACCGCAGCTACGATCTCGACCTCGCGGAAGTGTCGCACCACGAAGATATCGGCCTGCTCGCCTATTCGCCGTTGGCGGCCGGGCTCTTGAGCGGAAAATATCTGGACGGTGCCAGGCCGGCCGGATCCCGCCTGTCGATCAACGGCGACCTCGGCGGCCGCTACACGCCGCATCAGGAGCCCGCCGTGGCCGCCTATGCCGCACTCGCCCGCGAACACGGTCTTGACCCGGCCCAGATGGCAATCGCCTTCTGTCTCACGCGCCCCTTCATGGCCTCGGCCATCATCGGCGCCACGTCGATCGAGCAGCTGAAGAACGACCTCGGCGCCGCCGACGTCACTCTTTCCCAGGACGTGATGAACGGCATCCGGCGCCTGCATCGGCTCTATCCGGCGCCGATCTGAAACACTCTCGCGCCGGAGCGGCGGCTTCATGCCGCCATCTGGCGGCAGCTCTCGGCACACCGCCTGCAGGCGTCGACGCAATCGCCCATGTCGCCGATGCGCTCGCAATCGTCCGCGCATTCCGCGCAGATCTCGGCGCACTCGCCGCACAGGTGCTTGTGGTGCGGCGTGCCAAGCAGCATGAAATGCGCCGCGTCCCTGCAAATCTCCGCGCAGGCCATCATCAGCCGGAAGTGCGGCGGCTTGGTATGCTCGCCGCCGGCTTCGAGGCAATGAGTCATCGCCGTCGAAAGGCAGACGCGATAACAGGCAAGACAATTCTCGATGCATTCCTGCATCTTCGGATCGAAGGGGGCCATTTTCTTCTCCCGGATGGGTGGAAGCCCACTCAACAGCGCAAGGGCGCTTTTGTTCCGGCTGAGCGCAGCCCGGACACCAATCCGACGAGGCGGCTTGCATTTCGGCAGAAAACCCGTATAAGCGCGCTGTTCGAAACGCCCGGTCTTCTGGCTGGTGGCTGAACGGAGGGCCGGTTTCCATTCGGAAGCCGCGAGGAATGTAAAGGCATTCCGGCCTCCCGTGTCTCCGCTCTCGACCGTCTCGATACAACACTTTCTTGCCGGCTCTCATAGCCTTTAAGAACAGTCGTTGAGGCTTAGCCGCCGAGGTCCGGGCTGATTAACGCAAGAAAGGCAAGCCACAATGGCTCTTTATGAACACGTATTCCTCGCTCGGCAGGACATCACGCCGCAGCAGGTCGACGCTCTCGTCGAGCAGTACAAGGGTGTAATCGAAGCGAACGGCGGCAAGGTCGGTCGGGTCGAAAACTGGGGCCTGAAGTCCCTCACCTACCGCATCAAGAAGAACCGCAAGGCTCACTACGTCCTCATGGACATCGATGCCCCGGCACCGGCCGTGCACGAAGTCGAGCGTCAGATGCGCATCAACGAAGACGTCCTGCGCTACATGACGATCGCCGTCGGCAAGCACGAGGAAGGCCCGTCCGCGATGATGCAGAAGCGCGACCGCGACGATCGCCCGCGCCGCGACGGCGACCGTCCGGACCGTGGTGGGTTTGGCGACCGTGGTCCGCGTCCGGACCGTGGCGATCGCGATGACCGTCCGCGCCGCCCGCGCGAAGACCGCGCTTAACAAGAAGCTTTAGGAGATAAAGACAATGGCTGAAGTTTCTTCCGCTCCGGTACGCCGTCCGTTCCACCGTCGCCGCAAGACCTGCCCCTTCTCGGGTGCAAACGCTCCGCGGATCGACTACAAGGACGTCCGTCTCCTGCAGCGCTACATTTCCGAGCGCGGCAAGATCGTGCCCTCGCGCATCACGGCCGTTTCCCAGAAGAAGCAGCGCGAACTCGCCCAAGCGATCAAGCGCGCCCGCTTCCTCGGCCTGCTGCCCTACATCGTATCGTAAGGCGGCCGGCGCTCCGTCGATCGGCTGACTCGACGGAAACCAGCTTCGATCGAGGCGCTCTCTCAAGGGTGCCTCGATTCCTCCCTTCCGCGGTGGGCGCGGATCGGAAACGCG
It encodes:
- the fabG gene encoding 3-oxoacyl-[acyl-carrier-protein] reductase; translated protein: MFDLSGRKALVTGASGGIGEEIARMLHAQGAVVGLHGTRVEKLETLANTLGERVQIFPANLSDRAEVKALGEKAEADLGGVDILVNNAGITKDGLFVRMSDEDWDNVIEVNLTAVFRLTRELTHPMMRRRFGRIVNITSVVGVTGNPGQANYCASKAGMIGFSKSLAQEIATRNVTVNCVAPGFIESAMTGKLNDKQKEGIMSAIPMRRMGSGAEVASAVAYLASNEAGYVTGQTIHVNGGMAMI
- the fabD gene encoding ACP S-malonyltransferase, translating into MSIAFTFPGQGSQAVGMGKDLAEAFPEAAAVFAEVDDALSEKLSDIMWNGPEETLTLTANAQPALMAVSMAVIRVLEAKGLDLKSKVSFVAGHSLGEYSALCAAGTFSLADTARLLRIRGNAMQAAVPVGKGAMAAIIGLEHDDVEAVCRDASSFGSCQIANDNGGGQLVISGEKPAVEKAAALASEKGAKRALMLPVSAPFHSALMTPAAEAMRKALATVEKRDPVVPVVANVLAAPVSDAGEIARLLVEQVTGQVRWRETVEWFAAHEVTTLYEIGSGKVLTGLARRIDKTVTGIAVNSPADIDAALAVLLA
- a CDS encoding aldo/keto reductase, whose amino-acid sequence is MRYNKLGRTGIKVSSICLGTMTWGSQNTPAEAHEQLDYAFDRGVNFIDTAELYPTTPLSAETYGNTERIIGDWLAARGRRDDVVVATKVAGSGRAYIRNGGPVTPEGIGEAVDASLARLRTDYIDLYQLHWPNRGHYHFRNAWSYDPSHQNKEEVAADLKAILDKLGELVKAGKIRAVGLSNDTAWGAMKMIDLANRYGFPRVATIQNEYNLLYRSYDLDLAEVSHHEDIGLLAYSPLAAGLLSGKYLDGARPAGSRLSINGDLGGRYTPHQEPAVAAYAALAREHGLDPAQMAIAFCLTRPFMASAIIGATSIEQLKNDLGAADVTLSQDVMNGIRRLHRLYPAPI
- a CDS encoding four-helix bundle copper-binding protein, whose translation is MAPFDPKMQECIENCLACYRVCLSTAMTHCLEAGGEHTKPPHFRLMMACAEICRDAAHFMLLGTPHHKHLCGECAEICAECADDCERIGDMGDCVDACRRCAESCRQMAA
- the rpsF gene encoding 30S ribosomal protein S6, translating into MALYEHVFLARQDITPQQVDALVEQYKGVIEANGGKVGRVENWGLKSLTYRIKKNRKAHYVLMDIDAPAPAVHEVERQMRINEDVLRYMTIAVGKHEEGPSAMMQKRDRDDRPRRDGDRPDRGGFGDRGPRPDRGDRDDRPRRPREDRA
- the rpsR gene encoding 30S ribosomal protein S18; translated protein: MAEVSSAPVRRPFHRRRKTCPFSGANAPRIDYKDVRLLQRYISERGKIVPSRITAVSQKKQRELAQAIKRARFLGLLPYIVS